Genomic window (Nitrospira sp.):
TTTCTTTCTAGTCGGGATGGAGTTGAAACGGGAATTCCTGGAGGGGGAACTATCCGATAGGGCCAATGTGGGGCTTCCGGCGCTGGGTGCTCTCGGGGGGATGGTGGTTCCTGGATTCATCTATTGGTGGGTCAACTATGACAATCCCGCCGGTATGGCGGGCTGGGCCGTTCCTATTGCCACCGATACGGCCTTCTCCTTGGGCATTCTCTCTTTGCTGGGTCAGCGTGTCCCGCTTTCCCTGAAGGTATTTCTGGTATCACTCGCTATTTTTGATGATGTCGGCGCCATTCTGATCATTGCTTTCTTTTTTTCTTCGAATCTCTCTACGACCATGATGTGGACTGCGGCGGTCTGCTTGGTGGTCCTCCTCTTTCTGAATCGAAAGGGCGTCACGGCCATTCCCCTCTATGCCTTGGTCGGCCTTGTGATGTGGACTGCGGTGTTGAAGTCCGGCGTGCACGCCACTTTGGCTGGTGTCCTTCTGGCAATGTTTATTCCCCTCACAGATGTCAGGAACAAGTCTCATTCACCGCTTCGGACCCTGGAGCAGGAACTTCACACCGCAGTGGCGTTTGTCACGTTGCCCCTGTTTGCCTTCTTTAATGCCGGCGTCTCCCTGAGTGAGGTATCTCTGGAAAGTCTCTTACATCCGGTCTCCCTGGGCATCACGTTGGGGTTGTTTCTCGGCAAGCCGCTGGGCGTCTTTTTGTTCTGCATGGCCGGGATCCTGCTGGGGATTGCCCGTCTGCCGATGGGAGTCACAGCGATCCAGCTGTCTGGGGTCGCCATCCTGTGTGGTATCGGGTTTACCATGAGTCTGTTTATCGGTGCGCTCGCCTTTGAGGAACTGCAGCGGCCTGCGTTGTTTGATGAGCGCATTGGGATTCTTCTCGGATCGCTCCTCTCGGCGATGGCCGGATATCTGGTACTCTGGCTGACACTCGGCAAAGCCGCGTCTCAAGCAAAGGACTGATTGATAAAACCGAGCCTCCCTCATTGCCAAGCCCTTCATCAGATCCAAGGTGTGGTAACCCAGCGGGAACCATCGAAATCTAAACATATTGGTGACTATCCAAATGATTAGTCAGTAATGAGTTTGACTCCTTCACAAGGTGCCTGTTAAGCTTGTCCTGCCTTACGGCTATTGTTTCTCCGCGCACTCCTCGTACTCACTCCCCGTCTCTGCGCGATCGTATGACGTTCTCATGCTCATCTCATTGAATGGCACGTCCTGCCGTTCGCGGGTGAGTCGACTCATTGTCGGCATGACAACAGAGCCCACAAGCTCCTCCGGTGGAGGAGTCTCTGATCGAGGCGCACCTCTGTACAGCAGGAGTTGCTATGAATTTCTTTTCGGCTCGGAGGGCTCACCACAAACGCAAGAGGAAGTCTGCCCACAAAAAACCGACCATTCGGTGGCACCTATTAGGGCTGTCTGATCCAATCCAGCGCGAGAGCGCATCCTCAATCGATGTCATCAGGGAGGGAGTCGCTTCGTTAGCGAAAGGATACCCGCTTACGTTGCACCATGTAAAAGGGAAGCCAGTGGTAAGGCAGAAACCAGAAGCTCGCCTGAGCAGGAAGAAACCGCTTGGGCACAAAACAGGAACATGACTAATATACACCGCTTTGTCCATTACCCGCTAAATAGGAACTGCAACCCAATGTCTCTCTTTCAGCCTTCCATCCAATGGTTCGTTCAGAATCCCCTCGCTGCGGCAACTCTTCTGTACATAATGGGACTGATTAGTGTCCTCGTCTATACCTATTTTGAACCTCGAGATGAGCGATAATCTTCTCGGTGTGAGTGATCACTTCACACAACAAAAGGAACGGTCATGAGCAAACGCGTCTTGTACGTCGGTGGCCTTTCAGAGGCCACCGACGATTATAAGCTCCGTGACTTATTTGGAATCTATGGTACGGTCGCACGCGCCTATATTGTGAGGCACAAATGCAGTGGGAAATCAGCTGGCTATGGATTTGTGGAAATGGGCTCGGGCGAGCAAGCTCTGAAGGCGGTCGTTTCCCTGGAAGGTACACTATTCGAGGGCAATTGCTTACGACTCTACGTCACACCCTATACCTCCACTCATTCCTAGGTTCTGCCCAACTATGCGAGAGGAACCGTACCAGTGAGTCGCATCAACTTGGATCCGCTGCTGACCTTTCCGGACGGATCACACCTGGTGATCAGCACGCAGTGTTCAGGATATGGAGAGTTGTACAGCCCCGTGATGGAGAAAGACGACCGCGCCGCGTTCCCAGCAATCTCGAACTACTTTGCAGTCTCAACCTGCATAAGCGTCCAAGAATACGCCGACAGTTACGCCCTTCAGCTCTATCCTAGTTCTGCTGAAACAATTGAAAAAAACCGCCGTCTCTCATTTGGCCTGGTCCACGCTCAGTCTTTCCGAAGCGAAGATTCTCCTCCTAGGACTCACGATAACATCACAACACACGGATACCCAGATTGTCATTTCAACCGGAACCGACGCGCTACTTCTTTGTTCCACAAATCTCGACAGTTGCTTCAACTTGACCATCTCTTGGACTGACCATCAACAACATCCCCTTATGCTCTGCAGCTCTCTTAAATCGAGTCGCATAGCCCTCATCGTATGGGTGTGCTTCGATCGTGGTCTCGCCGCTTTTGCGATCGTATACACTTTCAAGGACAAAGGCCTCCACAGTTTGCGTGCCATTCAACCGTGGTTTGCTCATGACGCGCCAGAATCGATTCTCCTGGTCGAACATCCTATTCGAAGTGTCCAGGGTGGCATTGGAACACAGCTTCACACCTTTCGAGACCTCCACATACTCACCTCGATCGACGAATTGAGCAAAGCCTGACAAGGGAGATCCGATCACAATTGCAAGAACCAGTACATACATGGACATAAATCCTCCTTCAGTAAGACAGCGGAAATCCATTCATGCGTGACCAAGCGGATTAAGAATCAGTTCACGTACAAGTTCCTGGATAGTTGTCATTCAACACTCGCTCAGTCGTTCCCCCCACAGCCGAGGCCATTTCCTGATGTCTAGCCGCTCGCACACGGAGGGAGGGCACTCTTACACCGGGACTCCGAGCCGAGCAGAAATCACTGACAGAATCTCCTTCCGCTTCTGCAAATCTTCCCGCATCGCCTGATTATCGGTGTGACCTATTTCAGTCCCAAGGTCTGAAATCGTACCCTTGACCGCCCATAACAATATCTCCTGCTCTTGTGGTACCAACTCCAACTGCATACGCTCCTCCTTCTTAAGAAGTTCTTCAGAAATGTCCTCGTCTGCAACGCACGCGTACAAATTCAGTCGTGCGGCCAGCGAGCCGAGTTATAATGTCTTATCCTGAATGAGCCTCTTCCCTGGCACCTTCTCTTCGGTCATTAACACCACTCCTGAAACAGCATCGACATAGACCGCCGTAATCGATTCTTCAGTGGTCAAAATTTCAACATTCCATACGGTCTTCTCCCCCCTCTTCTCCAGTTCTGCTTGAATGGCCTGCCCTGCAGTGCTTGCCAAAGCCGTCTCTACGGCTCCCCCAATCGTGATCTTGGTGGAAGTCGCCATGGCGATAACTTCCACCTCTTTGAGTTTCCCCTTATCAGCGCTCCAAACCATTTCACCGATAATTCCTGCTAAGCCGATCACCGTCCCTCCAATCAAGATTGCCCGCCATATCGTAAAACTTTTATTGGTCATGGCTGCCTCCTTTATGCATGACGGAAGATGTAGGAACATGACCACAAAGCCCCAGGCGGTCACGTTCACTCCACCTGCCAAACCACCGCGTCCATATAGACAGTTTCCTTTCTCAGCCGAAGTCCATGTCTTTGCTCTACTCATTCCTTCGCCCGCAAGCAAATCGTGGGCTCAAACTTGTGCCTTATTTCTTTGGTACCGGCATGCCGTCTTTCACCGGCTGTTCAACCGCGCCTTTTAGTGAGTCGACAACTTGGGGCTCCAGTATCCCGGTATTCTTGGGATCAATCGGCATCCTGCCCATTGTGGTATCTCCGGATTTCGCAGCCTCCTGAATGGATTGGCGATAGGTCAAGTTCGACTGGCCCGTATCGTTCGCAAACTCTCCGCTTGATGGATACCCAGGATGCTTGGGCAGCATCGCTGGATTCGCCATCGCAAGCGCGGTCATTCCGATGAACACAAGTCCCGTCCAGGTAATCGTATAGAGTCTCATGATGAAGACCTCCCTCGCTGAACACTCCGCTATCGCCTCGATAGAAGACGATCCCAATCCGTGACCAGGAAGTCGTCTCTGTCAGGACGGTGACAGACGGAAGTTCTCACAATCAGCCAGTGAGGGCACCACCCTCACCAGACCGTCGAACATCATCGGCACTCTGGCATTGAAGCG
Coding sequences:
- the nhaA gene encoding Na+/H+ antiporter NhaA; this translates as MISSIRTFLRLESASGILLMFAAGLAMVCANTGLKHLYESLLQIPVAVQFGSFHIHKPLLLWINDGLMVLFFFLVGMELKREFLEGELSDRANVGLPALGALGGMVVPGFIYWWVNYDNPAGMAGWAVPIATDTAFSLGILSLLGQRVPLSLKVFLVSLAIFDDVGAILIIAFFFSSNLSTTMMWTAAVCLVVLLFLNRKGVTAIPLYALVGLVMWTAVLKSGVHATLAGVLLAMFIPLTDVRNKSHSPLRTLEQELHTAVAFVTLPLFAFFNAGVSLSEVSLESLLHPVSLGITLGLFLGKPLGVFLFCMAGILLGIARLPMGVTAIQLSGVAILCGIGFTMSLFIGALAFEELQRPALFDERIGILLGSLLSAMAGYLVLWLTLGKAASQAKD
- a CDS encoding RNA-binding protein, which translates into the protein MSKRVLYVGGLSEATDDYKLRDLFGIYGTVARAYIVRHKCSGKSAGYGFVEMGSGEQALKAVVSLEGTLFEGNCLRLYVTPYTSTHS
- a CDS encoding PepSY domain-containing protein gives rise to the protein MTNKSFTIWRAILIGGTVIGLAGIIGEMVWSADKGKLKEVEVIAMATSTKITIGGAVETALASTAGQAIQAELEKRGEKTVWNVEILTTEESITAVYVDAVSGVVLMTEEKVPGKRLIQDKTL